In one Nicotiana sylvestris chromosome 8, ASM39365v2, whole genome shotgun sequence genomic region, the following are encoded:
- the LOC138875098 gene encoding uncharacterized protein yields MPTRRLAKWQILLTEFDIVYITRTAIKAQALENHLVENNVDVEYQPLSTYFPDEEVNSVEVISEDTNAWKMFFDGAVNAKDVGIGAILISPTGQHYPATTQLWFFCTNNTAEYEACIMGMIMAIDQDVEELQHVEDLSKRFKSVEFRYIPRFHNELADALAILASMLPYPGNVHIDPLEIQIRERHGYCNVVEIETYVQPWYHDIKRFLKTKEYLEQASGDQKRTIRRLDSGFFLSGEVL; encoded by the exons atgcccacaagaaggttagcaaaatggcaaatcctgctcaccgagttcgacatagtctatatcactcgcacggcaataaaagctcaagctttagagaaTCACCTAGTTGAGAATAATGTTGATGTAGAATATCAGCCTCTAAGTACTTACTTTCCGGATGAGGAAGTTAATTCAGTCGAGGTAATttcagaagacaccaatgcttggaaaatgttcttcgatggagctgtgaatgcaaaagatgtcgggattggggcaattttgatctcacccaccGGTCAGCACTATCCGGCCACAACCCAGCTttggtttttctgcacaaacaacactgccgagtatgaagcctgcattatgggcatgatcATGGCAATTGACCAAGATGTGGAAGaact gcaacatgtggaagatcttagcaagcggTTCAAATCTGTTGAGTTTAGGTACATCCCTCGGTTTCACAATGAGTTGGCCGACGCACTAGCCATTTTGGCTTCGATGTTACCATATCCAGGCAATGTTCACATTGACCCATTGGAAATCCAAATTCGAGAAAGACATGGTTATTGCAACGTAGTTGAAATAGAGACCTATGtccagccatggtatcatgatattaAAAGGTTCTTGAAAACAAAAGAATATCTCGAGCAAgctagtggagaccaaaagagaaccattagaagacTTGATAGTGGCttcttcttgagcggagaggTCTTGTAA